In the genome of Polaribacter atrinae, one region contains:
- a CDS encoding ABC transporter ATP-binding protein: MSETILKIENLSKQYRLGLVGSGTMSDDLKRWWYKIRGKEDPFLKIGDVNNRSTKGESDYVWSLRYINFEVKKGEVLGIIGKNGAGKSTLLKILSKVTGPTTGSIKSNGRIASLLEVGTGFHPEMTGRENIFLNGAILGMTKKEIASKLDEIVEFSGCERYIDTPVKRYSSGMTVRLAFAVAAFLEPDILIIDEVLAVGDAEFQKKAIGKMQDISNTDGRTVLFVSHNMAAVKNLCTRCVVLGNGSVVFEGDTDAAVDFYLKKDDEKATAYYNCEKPNFDSDILEVSIINKDKALTSIFGFEEMVTVSIKFKVSKEKLVNKPIIGLRISDELERNIFTTQKNITDLGIKLGINVINVQIPNSLLAPNSYFISLGFHIKNQEVIRSLDQFVSFSIEETGTDFYGYKPKDFGCVIVSCKWKNI; this comes from the coding sequence ATGAGCGAAACAATTTTAAAAATAGAAAACTTAAGTAAGCAATATCGATTGGGTCTTGTTGGTTCTGGTACCATGAGTGACGATTTAAAGCGCTGGTGGTATAAAATACGAGGTAAAGAAGATCCTTTTTTAAAAATTGGTGATGTAAATAATCGTTCTACAAAAGGGGAATCTGATTACGTATGGTCACTTAGATATATTAATTTTGAAGTTAAAAAAGGGGAAGTTTTAGGAATTATAGGTAAAAATGGCGCAGGAAAATCTACCTTGTTAAAAATTTTATCTAAAGTTACTGGTCCTACAACAGGTTCTATTAAGTCTAATGGAAGAATAGCATCTTTATTAGAAGTGGGTACAGGTTTTCATCCAGAAATGACAGGACGCGAAAATATCTTCTTAAATGGTGCTATTTTAGGAATGACCAAAAAAGAAATAGCCTCTAAATTAGATGAAATTGTGGAGTTCTCTGGCTGTGAACGTTATATTGATACACCTGTAAAAAGGTATTCTAGTGGTATGACTGTTCGCTTAGCTTTTGCCGTTGCTGCTTTTTTAGAACCTGATATTTTAATTATAGATGAAGTTTTAGCGGTTGGAGATGCAGAGTTTCAGAAGAAAGCTATTGGTAAGATGCAAGATATTTCTAATACTGATGGTAGAACGGTTTTGTTTGTGAGTCATAATATGGCGGCAGTAAAAAACTTATGTACAAGATGTGTAGTTTTGGGTAATGGGAGTGTAGTTTTTGAAGGTGATACAGATGCAGCAGTAGATTTTTACTTAAAAAAAGATGATGAGAAGGCTACTGCTTATTATAATTGTGAGAAACCAAACTTTGATTCCGATATTTTGGAAGTCTCAATAATAAATAAAGATAAAGCCTTGACTTCTATTTTTGGTTTTGAAGAAATGGTAACAGTTTCAATTAAATTCAAAGTTTCTAAAGAAAAACTTGTTAACAAACCAATTATTGGTTTACGTATTAGTGATGAATTAGAGAGGAATATCTTTACTACTCAAAAAAATATTACTGATTTGGGTATAAAGCTTGGTATTAATGTAATTAATGTGCAAATTCCAAACTCTTTACTAGCACCTAATTCTTATTTTATAAGTTTAGGTTTTCATATAAAAAACCAAGAAGTGATTAGAAGTTTAGATCAATTTGTTTCATTTTCTATAGAGGAAACAGGTACAGATTTTTATGGATATAAACCTAAAGATTTTGGTTGTGTAATTGTATCTTGTAAATGGAAAAACATATAG
- a CDS encoding ABC transporter permease, producing MEKEKWLFEITPKNNLFDLNLKEVWQYRDLLMLFVKRDVVTVYKQTILGPLWYLIQPLFTSIIFTLIFNNVANISTGNVPPFLFNLAGITIWNYFKSCFTATSNTFTSNAGIFGKVYFPRMIMPMSIVISNLLRFGIQLFIFLVFYLYYYVNGADISFNKYTALFPLMVLLMGMLGLGLGMIISALVTKYRDLNILISFGLQLLMYISAVMYPVSYFIEKLPKYAWVVEYNPLTFVIETTRYILLGSGTLNTTMFGYSVGIIVFILVAGVLVFNKAEKNFIDTV from the coding sequence ATGGAGAAAGAAAAGTGGCTTTTTGAAATAACGCCAAAAAATAATTTATTTGATTTAAATTTAAAAGAAGTTTGGCAATATAGAGATTTGTTAATGCTTTTTGTAAAACGAGATGTTGTAACAGTTTATAAGCAGACAATATTAGGTCCTTTGTGGTATTTAATTCAGCCTTTGTTTACTTCAATAATTTTTACATTAATTTTTAATAATGTGGCTAATATTTCTACAGGAAATGTGCCACCATTTTTATTTAATTTAGCAGGAATTACTATTTGGAATTATTTTAAAAGTTGTTTTACAGCAACTTCAAATACATTTACATCTAATGCAGGTATTTTTGGTAAAGTGTATTTTCCAAGAATGATTATGCCAATGTCTATAGTTATTTCAAATCTTTTAAGGTTTGGAATCCAACTATTTATATTTTTAGTGTTTTATTTGTATTACTATGTAAATGGTGCCGACATTAGCTTTAATAAATATACGGCTTTATTTCCTTTAATGGTACTTTTAATGGGGATGTTAGGTTTAGGGTTAGGAATGATTATTTCTGCATTAGTAACCAAATATAGAGATTTAAATATTTTAATTAGCTTTGGATTACAGTTGTTAATGTATATTTCTGCGGTGATGTATCCGGTATCTTATTTTATAGAAAAATTGCCAAAATATGCTTGGGTGGTAGAATACAATCCTTTAACTTTTGTAATAGAAACAACACGTTATATATTGCTAGGTTCTGGAACGTTAAATACAACTATGTTTGGCTATTCTGTAGGTATTATTGTTTTTATTTTAGTTGCAGGTGTACTCGTATTTAACAAAGCCGAGAAGAATTTTATTGATACAGTTTAA